CTTGACTCAAAGTGCTGAGATCTGTACTCTAACAGACTTTTTTCAAAACTTTGATTTCTCCATACCTTTATCCGCTATCCATAATTTATCATGTCAATGGATGTGGTTGCACTTTTGTAGatgtaaatatataatcattaccatgtttattttttagacATCTTAATGAAGGGGGACTTTTGGAGCATTAGATGCAATCACTTGTTACAAATAGGAAAAAAGACATATGCAGTGCTCTAATGGAATTGACATTTTATGCATATTCACAcactaaaaatacacacacctgcaaaacacacgcatacacacacacacacacgtatatacacgcatgtgtgcacgtgtactgtatgtgtttccAGTTCAGCAAACTTCATTATATCCTTGTATGGAGAAATATTCATCTTCAAATAGAAGTTTCAAAGCTTAGCATCTAGCCAGGTGTGAAACAACCCCAAGCTAATAGGGTGCGACAGTACTGCTGCATTGACTGACATTATgtggtaaaataatataaattgcaGGACAAACTACCAGCGTCCACAGCCAAATTTCAAAACATCCTACCTGCACGTACAACCATATACAAGACAATTTCCTGAGCATTTCACAAAACAGGACTGTGACATATCAACATGTCTTTCAAAGCCTCTCATATTCTGAAAAGCAGTTGCGTTCCAGTTGCATTCCCCATTAATCCGATTCAAAGTGCAGCCATAACAGGTAATGAGAAAAAGATGCCGTAGCCTTAGACTCACTCACTAGGTATATCCATACGGGTAAAAGACAAGACAAGACTGGCTACGAGATGGAAAATATCAATATACTGGAAAGATTCAGAACATGTTGCTGATAATGCCAAGtgtgaaataaactgaaagCATAGGACTGTAATGTTTTAGTTAGCACTCACCGAGCATGTGATTTGCCACGTGAACTTGGATGTCCCATTCACTGTAGAAGACCATCTGACACTTAATACACTGGTAAGTCTTCTTCTGTGTTAAGAGAAGGGAAATATAACAATAGCAAAACATTAGTTGATTCTACAAAGTGCTCACATGGGCTCGATTACATAGACACACAATGATGTGGAAAATATACTATTTAAGAGTTTCTGAAACCGCTTATTAATGTGTCACTGGAACCAGAGCACACATCATCTAGCACACCTCAGGGGAGTGATTGTATCGGAGGGCCCAATCAGTTGACTGTATTATGTGCTAGgtaataaaattgaaataagaCAATCACACATCTCTACAAATTCAtgattaaatcattttcattcagattttAGGGCACTATAATTGTAACACCAGGACACTTCCATTACACGGAATCCAGTATTCTTTTGTACTCTGTATTTGCCATAATTACGAGTAATCACTACCAAGTCATAAAGAAAAGCTATTACGCCTGGACTGTGTACAGTATTCTGGAGAGTGAACCCTTATCGTGAATATGACGAATGGGCGAAATACCGTCTTTTGTCTTAGGtatttgcattaattaatcaGTCAATTAATCAGTATATGTACCTCTTCTCCCTGTGAGGGGCTCACTCTGGAAACTGGAGATGCTTGGGGAGTCCTAAGCTGCCCACTCTCCCCAACTGCATCCCTGTGGACAGACAGGATGTGGTTCTGAAGCTCCGCCTCTGACTCGAACTTGACGTTGCAGCTGGAGCACCGCGTtttggaggagggggcggagccagaggtCCTGCCCTTCCCCTCACCGGGgctgagcccctccccctgtgccATCCCCAGAGCGACCACCCCCTGCTGCCTGCCACCGTTCACTGCCGGGCTGGAGCTCTTGCTGCTGTCGCTGACGCACGAGGCACACAGCCCGTAGGGCAACCCGTTGATGTCCAGCTTGACCAGGTCCTGCTTGGAGCGGAACTCCTTCAGACACGAGGCGCACTTGTACAGCTTCTGCAGGTGGTGGTGGgcgcgcccgccgccgccgacgcctCCGCCGCCGACGGCTGGGTTGCCCGCAGACATGGTGCCCGTCTTCTGCATGTGGAAGGTGCCGTGGATCTTTAGCTCCAGGGTGGACGTCACCGTCTGCATGCAGACCACGCAGCGGAAGCCCGTCAGGGAGTTCCTCAGGTCCGGGTGCATCTGGCAGTGCTCCAGGAAGTCCTCCTCGCTCTGGAGGGGCATCTTGCAGATGCGGCAGCTTCCCGTGTCCAGGCTCTTACTGTGGGTGACCTTGTGTTCAGTAAGGGTGAGCAGGGAGGGGAAGCGCTCGCCGCAGATGGGGCACATGTAGTGCTTGACGGGGCCCAGGTGGGTCTGCATGTGCTCCCGCAGGCCCGCTTCGGAGAAGAAAGTCCGGGAGCAGACATTGCACTTGTAGTTGCCCTTGATCATCTCGGCCTTCCTCTTAACCATGGCGCTCTCCCCGGGCCTGATGTTGTGGTCGCGCAGCTGATGGTTAGTCAGCAGGGAGTCCATGGTGTAGGCCGCCCCGCAGATGTCGCACCCGTACATGGGCTCGGAGGTGTCGACATCCTCCTCGCTGCCGTCGTGGCTGTTGTGCGACTCGTGGCTGTTAGCCAGAAGGCTCTGCAGCTCGGCGTCGTCCTTGGTGACCGGCCCTTCTGCCCCTCCGGCAGTGGACCCGTTGGCGCCGCAGTTCTGGGGCTTGGCTTCGAAGACACAGTGCTTCTCGCGCAAGTGCTTCTCCAGCAGGACGATGGCGTGGAAGGCCTTGCTGCAGAAGCGGCAGTTGTACTTCTTGCTGTGGGTGGTGATGTGGCACTGCAGCTCCACCTCCGTGCCAAAGGACTCCCCACAGAAGATGCACTTGTGGACCTTGCCCTGGTTCTCCAGGTGGTTGTGCTTGACATGCAGCTGCAGGTCAGACTCGTGGCGGAAGTCCCAGTTGCAGGAGGTGCAGCGGTAGACCTTCTTCTCATTGCTGTGCTTGACAGCTAAGTGTAGTTGGATGGAGACCTTGGAGTCAAAGACTTCCTGGCAGAGGGTGCAGCGGAAGAAGACAAAGGTGTGCATGTCCAGGAGGTGCTTCTGCAGGTCGTCCACTGAGGTGAACTGCTTGTCACAGCTCTCGCAGATGTAGTAAGTTGAGGTGATCATGAAGTGTATGGTCACATGCTTCAGCAGGGATTCCTGATTGGGGAACTCTTTGTTGCACTGGGGGCAAGTCATTTTGGGCAGAACACTATCCAGGTGAGTCTTGAGGTGGGTCTGAAACAGGTCCAGGTTTGAGTACTTGGCACCACACTGATTGCAGATAAACTCGCTGGCCGAGCGGGACGAAGAGCCACTGGGTCCAATTTTGATGGTTGCGTGCTCCACAGACATTGGAGAAGATGGACTGAGGGTCCGGTTTGGCTTCTTCCCGTTGTTAATATAGTTAAGAGCGAGCGGGATGTTCTTGTGATTCTCCTTGATATGCTTGTTCAGCTTCAGGATGCTATTGAATATGGGCGAGTTAGTGCAGTATGAACAGGAGTACACCTCTACGATGG
This is a stretch of genomic DNA from Anguilla rostrata isolate EN2019 chromosome 4, ASM1855537v3, whole genome shotgun sequence. It encodes these proteins:
- the LOC135253306 gene encoding zinc finger protein 521-like isoform X7, which produces MQVHERNKDGGQGLSRMEEWKLKETQKCGRCEEGFDVPEELQKHIAECHPECSPPPERGALQCIYCPELFTEEGPLLSHIDQAHNRDKKGHTCTICSEHFHAVEDLYSHMDVHQQPESSNHSNSPSLVTVGYTSVSSTTPDSNLSVDSSNMVEVAPPLPKTRGRKRAAQHAADIAGLSSKQAKITYSCIYCNKQVFSSLAVLQIHLKTMHLDKPEQAHTCQCCFEVLPSLYNLNEHLKQVHDAQDHSTLLSSLSAAVLQCNFCPEVLGDLNALQEHIRCSHGFPSPVAKESNAFFCPQCFMGFLTEASLEEHVRQTHCDGGSTRFDSPLAGTPKEPIVEVYSCSYCTNSPIFNSILKLNKHIKENHKNIPLALNYINNGKKPNRTLSPSSPMSVEHATIKIGPSGSSSRSASEFICNQCGAKYSNLDLFQTHLKTHLDSVLPKMTCPQCNKEFPNQESLLKHVTIHFMITSTYYICESCDKQFTSVDDLQKHLLDMHTFVFFRCTLCQEVFDSKVSIQLHLAVKHSNEKKVYRCTSCNWDFRHESDLQLHVKHNHLENQGKVHKCIFCGESFGTEVELQCHITTHSKKYNCRFCSKAFHAIVLLEKHLREKHCVFEAKPQNCGANGSTAGGAEGPVTKDDAELQSLLANSHESHNSHDGSEEDVDTSEPMYGCDICGAAYTMDSLLTNHQLRDHNIRPGESAMVKRKAEMIKGNYKCNVCSRTFFSEAGLREHMQTHLGPVKHYMCPICGERFPSLLTLTEHKVTHSKSLDTGSCRICKMPLQSEEDFLEHCQMHPDLRNSLTGFRCVVCMQTVTSTLELKIHGTFHMQKTGTMSAGNPAVGGGGVGGGGRAHHHLQKLYKCASCLKEFRSKQDLVKLDINGLPYGLCASCVSDSSKSSSPAVNGGRQQGVVALGMAQGEGLSPGEGKGRTSGSAPSSKTRCSSCNVKFESEAELQNHILSVHRDAVGESGQLRTPQASPVSRVSPSQGEEKKTYQCIKCQMVFYSEWDIQVHVANHMLATTPQTFKGELFTPNHMTEEGLNHECKLCSQTFDSPAKLQCHLIEHSFEGMGGTFKCPVCFTVFVQASKLQQHIFSSHGQEDKIYDCSQCPQKFFFQTELQNHTMSQHSS
- the LOC135253306 gene encoding zinc finger protein 521-like isoform X4 codes for the protein MRTYSSSCARGAGISGISDGADIEDDPSCSWPASSPSSKDQTSPGHGDGYDFGEEEGGPGLPYPCQFCDKSFSRLSFLKHHEQSHGDKLPFKCTFCSRLFKHKRSRDRHVKLHTGDKKYHCGECDASFSRSDHLKIHLKTHTSNKPYKCAVCRRGFLSSSSLHGHMQVHERNKDGGQGLSRMEEWKLKETQKCGRCEEGFDVPEELQKHIAECHPECSPPPERGALQCIYCPELFTEEGPLLSHIDQAHNRDKKGHTCTICSEHFHAVEDLYSHMDVHQQPESSNHSNSPSLVTVGYTSVSSTTPDSNLSVDSSNMVEVAPPLPKTRGRKRAAQHAADIAGLSSKQAKITYSCIYCNKQVFSSLAVLQIHLKTMHLDKPEQAHTCQCCFEVLPSLYNLNEHLKQVHDAQDHSTLLSSLSAAVLQCNFCPEVLGDLNALQEHIRCSHGFPSPVAKESNAFFCPQCFMGFLTEASLEEHVRQTHCDGGSTRFDSPLAGTPKEPIVEVYSCSYCTNSPIFNSILKLNKHIKENHKNIPLALNYINNGKKPNRTLSPSSPMSVEHATIKIGPSGSSSRSASEFICNQCGAKYSNLDLFQTHLKTHLDSVLPKMTCPQCNKEFPNQESLLKHVTIHFMITSTYYICESCDKQFTSVDDLQKHLLDMHTFVFFRCTLCQEVFDSKVSIQLHLAVKHSNEKKVYRCTSCNWDFRHESDLQLHVKHNHLENQGKVHKCIFCGESFGTEVELQCHITTHSKKYNCRFCSKAFHAIVLLEKHLREKHCVFEAKPQNCGANGSTAGGAEGPVTKDDAELQSLLANSHESHNSHDGSEEDVDTSEPMYGCDICGAAYTMDSLLTNHQLRDHNIRPGESAMVKRKAEMIKGNYKCNVCSRTFFSEAGLREHMQTHLGPVKHYMCPICGERFPSLLTLTEHKVTHSKSLDTGSCRICKMPLQSEEDFLEHCQMHPDLRNSLTGFRCVVCMQTVTSTLELKIHGTFHMQKTGTMSAGNPAVGGGGVGGGGRAHHHLQKLYKCASCLKEFRSKQDLVKLDINGLPYGLCASCVSDSSKSSSPAVNGGRQQGVVALGMAQGEGLSPGEGKGRTSGSAPSSKTRCSSCNVKFESEAELQNHILSVHRDAVGESGQLRTPQASPVSRVSPSQGEEKKTYQCIKCQMVFYSEWDIQVHVANHMLATTPQTFKGELFTPNHMTEEGLNHECKLCSQTFDSPAKLQCHLIEHSFEGMGGTFKCPVCFTVFVQASKLQQHIFSSHGQEDKIYDCSQCPQKFFFQTELQNHTMSQHSS
- the LOC135253306 gene encoding zinc finger protein 521-like isoform X5, encoding MSRRKQAKPRSLKVEENETEDQHATAGRAATPSDPDSKLGKAAEDGEEGLKKRLVSLEEREDGEEEALHSCDGCLQVFESLSDLTEHKINQCQLTDGADIEDDPSCSWPASSPSSKDQTSPGHGDGYDFGEEEGGPGLPYPCQFCDKSFSRLSFLKHHEQSHGDKLPFKCTFCSRLFKHKRSRDRHVKLHTGDKKYHCGECDASFSRSDHLKIHLKTHTSNKPYKCAVCRRGFLSSSSLHGHMQVHERNKDGGQGLSRMEEWKLKETQKCGRCEEGFDVPEELQKHIAECHPECSPPPERGALQCIYCPELFTEEGPLLSHIDQAHNRDKKGHTCTICSEHFHAVEDLYSHMDVHQQPESSNHSNSPSLVTVGYTSVSSTTPDSNLSVDSSNMVEVAPPLPKTRGRKRAAQHAADIAGLSSKQAKITYSCIYCNKQVFSSLAVLQIHLKTMHLDKPEQAHTCQCCFEVLPSLYNLNEHLKQVHDAQDHSTLLSSLSAAVLQCNFCPEVLGDLNALQEHIRCSHGFPSPVAKESNAFFCPQCFMGFLTEASLEEHVRQTHCDGGSTRFDSPLAGTPKEPIVEVYSCSYCTNSPIFNSILKLNKHIKENHKNIPLALNYINNGKKPNRTLSPSSPMSVEHATIKIGPSGSSSRSASEFICNQCGAKYSNLDLFQTHLKTHLDSVLPKMTCPQCNKEFPNQESLLKHVTIHFMITSTYYICESCDKQFTSVDDLQKHLLDMHTFVFFRCTLCQEVFDSKVSIQLHLAVKHSNEKKVYRCTSCNWDFRHESDLQLHVKHNHLENQGKVHKCIFCGESFGTEVELQCHITTHSKKYNCRFCSKAFHAIVLLEKHLREKHCVFEAKPQNCGANGSTAGGAEGPVTKDDAELQSLLANSHESHNSHDGSEEDVDTSEPMYGCDICGAAYTMDSLLTNHQLRDHNIRPGESAMVKRKAEMIKGNYKCNVCSRTFFSEAGLREHMQTHLGPVKHYMCPICGERFPSLLTLTEHKVTHSKSLDTGSCRICKMPLQSEEDFLEHCQMHPDLRNSLTGFRCVVCMQTVTSTLELKIHGTFHMQKTGTMSAGNPAVGGGGVGGGGRAHHHLQKLYKCASCLKEFRSKQDLVKLDINGLPYGLCASCVSDSSKSSSPAVNGGRQQGVVALGMAQGEGLSPGEGKGRTSGSAPSSKTRCSSCNVKFESEAELQNHILSVHRDAVGESGQLRTPQASPVSRVSPSQGEEKKTYQCIKCQMVFYSEWDIQVHVANHMLATTPQTFKGELFTPNHMTDDTRTLTQMEP
- the LOC135253306 gene encoding zinc finger protein 521-like isoform X3; this translates as MSRRKQAKPRSLKVEENETEDQHATAGRAATPSDPDSKLGKAAEDGEEGLKKRLVSLEEREDGEEEALHSCDGCLQVFESLSDLTEHKINQCQLTDGADIEDDPSCSWPASSPSSKDQTSPGHGDGYDFGEEEGGPGLPYPCQFCDKSFSRLSFLKHHEQSHGDKLPFKCTFCSRLFKHKRSRDRHVKLHTGDKKYHCGECDASFSRSDHLKIHLKTHTSNKPYKCAVCRRGFLSSSSLHGHMQVHERNKDGGQGLSRMEEWKLKETQKCGRCEEGFDVPEELQKHIAECHPECSPPPERGALQCIYCPELFTEEGPLLSHIDQAHNRDKKGHTCTICSEHFHAVEDLYSHMDVHQQPESSNHSNSPSLVTVGYTSVSSTTPDSNLSVDSSNMVEVAPPLPKTRGRKRAAQHAADIAGLSSKQAKITYSCIYCNKQVFSSLAVLQIHLKTMHLDKPEQAHTCQCCFEVLPSLYNLNEHLKQVHDAQDHSTLLSSLSAAVLQCNFCPEVLGDLNALQEHIRCSHGFPSPVAKESNAFFCPQCFMGFLTEASLEEHVRQTHCDGGSTRFDSPLAGTPKEPIVEVYSCSYCTNSPIFNSILKLNKHIKENHKNIPLALNYINNGKKPNRTLSPSSPMSVEHATIKIGPSGSSSRSASEFICNQCGAKYSNLDLFQTHLKTHLDSVLPKMTCPQCNKEFPNQESLLKHVTIHFMITSTYYICESCDKQFTSVDDLQKHLLDMHTFVFFRCTLCQEVFDSKVSIQLHLAVKHSNEKKVYRCTSCNWDFRHESDLQLHVKHNHLENQGKVHKCIFCGESFGTEVELQCHITTHSKKYNCRFCSKAFHAIVLLEKHLREKHCVFEAKPQNCGANGSTAGGAEGPVTKDDAELQSLLANSHESHNSHDGSEEDVDTSEPMYGCDICGAAYTMDSLLTNHQLRDHNIRPGESAMVKRKAEMIKGNYKCNVCSRTFFSEAGLREHMQTHLGPVKHYMCPICGERFPSLLTLTEHKVTHSKSLDTGSCRICKMPLQSEEDFLEHCQMHPDLRNSLTGFRCVVCMQTVTSTLELKIHGTFHMQKTGTMSAGNPAVGGGGVGGGGRAHHHLQKLYKCASCLKEFRSKQDLVKLDINGLPYGLCASCVSDSSKSSSPAVNGGRQQGVVALGMAQGEGLSPGEGKGRTSGSAPSSKTRCSSCNVKFESEAELQNHILSVHRDAVGESGQLRTPQASPVSRVSPSQGEEKKTYQCIKCQMVFYSEWDIQVHVANHMLEEGLNHECKLCSQTFDSPAKLQCHLIEHSFEGMGGTFKCPVCFTVFVQASKLQQHIFSSHGQEDKIYDCSQCPQKFFFQTELQNHTMSQHSS
- the LOC135253306 gene encoding zinc finger protein 521-like isoform X6 translates to MSRRKQAKPRSLKVEENETEDQHATAGRAATPSDPDSKLGKAAEDGEEGLKKRLVSLEEREDGEEEALHSCDGCLQVFESLSDLTEHKINQCQLTDGADIEDDPSCSWPASSPSSKDQTSPGHGDGYDFGEEEGGPGLPYPCQFCDKSFSRLSFLKHHEQSHGDKLPFKCTFCSRLFKHKRSRDRHVKLHTGDKKYHCGECDASFSRSDHLKIHLKTHTSNKPYKCAVCRRGFLSSSSLHGHMQVHERNKDGGQGLSRMEEWKLKETQKCGRCEEGFDVPEELQKHIAECHPECSPPPERGALQCIYCPELFTEEGPLLSHIDQAHNRDKKGHTCTICSEHFHAVEDLYSHMDVHQQPESSNHSNSPSLVTVGYTSVSSTTPDSNLSVDSSNMVEVAPPLPKTRGRKRAAQHAADIAGLSSKQAKITYSCIYCNKQVFSSLAVLQIHLKTMHLDKPEQAHTCQCCFEVLPSLYNLNEHLKQVHDAQDHSTLLSSLSAAVLQCNFCPEVLGDLNALQEHIRCSHGFPSPVAKESNAFFCPQCFMGFLTEASLEEHVRQTHCDGGSTRFDSPLAGTPKEPIVEVYSCSYCTNSPIFNSILKLNKHIKENHKNIPLALNYINNGKKPNRTLSPSSPMSVEHATIKIGPSGSSSRSASEFICNQCGAKYSNLDLFQTHLKTHLDSVLPKMTCPQCNKEFPNQESLLKHVTIHFMITSTYYICESCDKQFTSVDDLQKHLLDMHTFVFFRCTLCQEVFDSKVSIQLHLAVKHSNEKKVYRCTSCNWDFRHESDLQLHVKHNHLENQGKVHKCIFCGESFGTEVELQCHITTHSKKYNCRFCSKAFHAIVLLEKHLREKHCVFEAKPQNCGANGSTAGGAEGPVTKDDAELQSLLANSHESHNSHDGSEEDVDTSEPMYGCDICGAAYTMDSLLTNHQLRDHNIRPGESAMVKRKAEMIKGNYKCNVCSRTFFSEAGLREHMQTHLGPVKHYMCPICGERFPSLLTLTEHKVTHSKSLDTGSCRICKMPLQSEEDFLEHCQMHPDLRNSLTGFRCVVCMQTVTSTLELKIHGTFHMQKTGTMSAGNPAVGGGGVGGGGRAHHHLQKLYKCASCLKEFRSKQDLVKLDINGLPYGLCASCVSDSSKSSSPAVNGGRQQGVVALGMAQGEGLSPGEGKGRTSGSAPSSKTRCSSCNVKFESEAELQNHILSVHRDAVGESGQLRTPQASPVSRVSPSQGEEKKTYQCIKCQMVFYSEWDIQVHVANHMLATTPQTFKGELFTPNHMTEVH